A window of Castanea sativa cultivar Marrone di Chiusa Pesio chromosome 1, ASM4071231v1 contains these coding sequences:
- the LOC142636350 gene encoding uncharacterized protein LOC142636350, translating into MKLSSSNRGNFLEALNIVTFWNEKVVDIIEKAPKNATYTSPKIQKEILHVYLVKVKKAIQEEISDAKFCIMVDEARDESMKEQMAMVFRYVDREGFVKERFFRLIHVVDTVALTLKKGINSLLSQHCLDIQNIRVQGYDGASNMRGMWNGLQALILNDCSYAYYIHCFVHRLQSVLLKVSKQVVPISGFFLKLLLVIKTVNASCKRNEQLKVVNANEVVRLIDLEELEIGSGLNQIGTLQRLVETCWSSHFISVSSLLRMFTSTVEVLLNIIDDASDGEH; encoded by the coding sequence ATGAAACTTAGTTCATCTAATCGTGGGAACTTTCTTGAAGCATTGAACATTGTCACTTTTTGGAATGAGAAGGTTGTTGACATAATAGAAAAAGCTCCCAAAAATGCAACCTACACATCACCTAAGATTCAAAAGGAAATTCTACATGTTTACTTAGTCAAAGTGAAGAAGGCAATTCAGGAAGAAATTAGTGATGCAAAGTTTTGCATAATGGTTGATGAAGCTCGTGATGAGTCCATGAAAGAGCAAATGGCTATGGTTTTTAGATATGTTGATAGAGAAGGCTTTGTGAAAGAACGTTTTTTTAGACTTATTCACGTTGTTGACACTGTAGCTTTGACTCTAAAGAAGGGGATAAATTCTTTGTTATCTCAACACTGCTTAGATATACAAAATATTCGAGTGCAAGGATATGATGGAGCAAGCAACATGCGAGGTATGTGGAATGGATTAcaagctttgattttgaatgattGTTCATATGCTTACTACATCCATTGTTTTGTACATCGCTTACAATCGGTATTATTAAAAGTATCAAAACAAGTTGTCCCCATTAGTgggttttttcttaaattgctTTTGGTGATCAAAACTGTTAATGCTTCATGCAAGCGTAATGAGCAATTGAAAGTTGTCAATGCTAATGAAGTAGTACGTTTGATTGATCTTGAAGAGCTTGAGATTGGAAGTGGACTTAATCAAATTGGCACTTTACAACGACTTGTAGAAACATGTTGGAGTTCACATTTTATATCAGTTTCTAGCTTATTAAGGATGTTTACTTCAACTGTTGAAGTTTTACtaaatataattgatgatgCGAGTGATGGAGAACACTAG